The window GGCGGCATTGCAGGTTTTATTGACGCGGAGCACGCCCTTGATCCTGTTTATGCAAAGAACATAGGAGTGGATATTGATAACCTTTACATTTCCCAGCCGGATAACGGTGAGCAGGCATTGGAGATCACGGAAACCATGGTACGTTCCGGGGCAGTGGACATTGTGATCGTGGACTCGGTTGCAGCCCTTGTACCAAAGGCTGAGATCGAAGGGGATATGGGCGATTCCCATGTGGGTCTTCAGGCCCGCCTTATGTCCCAGGCCCTTAGAAAGCTGACAGCCGTAATCAGCAAGTCCAACTGTACTGTTCTTTTCATCAACCAGCTTCGTGAGAAGGTTGGAGTGATGTTTGGAAGTCCTGAGACAACCACAGGAGGACGTGCCCTTAAGTTTTACGCATCTGTCCGTCTGGATATTCGTAAGATAGAGACTTTAAAGCAGGGCGGAGATATGGTTGGAAACCGGGCCCGCGTGAAGGTCGTGAAGAACAAGATCGCACCGCCGTTTAAGGAAGCGGAATTTGACATCATGTTCGGCAAGGGGATTTCCAAGGAAGGAGATATCCTGGATCTGGCTGTAAAAGAGAATATTGTGGAAAAGAGCGGAGCATGGTTTGCTTATAATAACGTTAAGATCGGCCAGGGACGGGAGAACGCCAAGACTTATCTTCAGGACAATCCGGCTGTTTGCCTGGAGATTGAGAATAAGGTCCGCATAAAGTATGGACTCCATGAAGAAGGCAGCGCAGCGCCGGAGGGCTCCGGTGGAGCTGCGGCCAAGGAAAGCAAAAGGATCAAGGCAGAAGGAAGCAAGGACGAAGCTCCTCAGGAGTAATGTTTAGAAAGATTTGGCCTCCGGGTTTATGAAGGCCGGAAAAATAGATAGAATAAGGGGCATATATGATAGTTACAGAGATCGTGCCCCTCGATAAGCGCAGGAGTAAAATCATTCTGGAGGATGATTTTACTCTTGTCCTTTATCGTGGGGAAATCAGAAGATTTGGAATTGAGGAAGGCAAGCCGCTTTCAGAGGAAACCTATCAGGAGATCCTGCAGGAAGTTTTACTAAAAAGAGCCAGAGAGAGGGTCCTCTATCTTTTGAAATCCTCGGACAAGACGGAGCAGGAACTGAGGCGGAAGCTAAAGGACGGAGGATATCCCAAGGAAGCCGCCGATTATGCCATAAATTTTTTAAAGGAGCACCGCTTTATCAATGACCAGGACTATGGACGCAGGTATGTGGAATTTAATCTGGAACGGAAAAGCGAAAGACAGATCCAGTACGAACTGCAAAAAAAAGGGCTGGATAAAGAGGTGATCCAGGAGATCCTTAGAGAGCAGCCGGTGAATGAGGAAGCCCAAATAAGGGCCTATGTGAGAAAGAAGTGCTTAAAGCCGGAAGAGATGGACTTTAAGGAACGCAGTAGGATCATGGCTGCTTTGGGAAGAAAAGGGTTTTCATACGATGCCATAAGCCATGTTTTAGGCGGCTTTTATAGTGATATCTGACAACGGGGAAAATGTGTATAAGTATACCGGAAACAGGGGCGAAATACTTGACATAATGTATAAAACAGTTTAAAATTGTAGTGTTGTATTGTTGTACAATGAAAATCTAATAAGGAGGTGCTCCTGTGTCAGTATCAGTATTCACGGCTGCATTGATTGCAATCGTTGCATCAGTAGTAGTTGCTTTTATTGCCTGGTCTGCTGCCATCACGTATCGTAAGAATACCTACGAAAGTAAAATTGGCACTGCAGAAGAAAAATCCCGGGAAATAATAGATGAAGCATTAAAGACCGCTGAGACAAAGAAGCGTGAAGCTCTCCTTGAGGCAAAAGAAGAGTCTTTAAAGACTAAGAATGAACTGGAGAAGGAAACCAGGGAAAGAAGAGCTGAGCTTCAACGTTATGAACGAAGAGTATTAAACAAGGAAGAAAACTTGGACAAGAAGTCCGAGGCTATGGAAAAACGAGAAGCAGGTCTGGCTGCTCGAGAGGACGCCCTGAATAAGAGAAATGCCGAAGTGGAATCTCTCTATGAGAAAGGCATTCAGGAACTGGAGAAAATTTCCGGACTTACCTCCGAACAGGCAAAAGAATATCTTTTAAAATCTGTTGAAGATGACGTAAAACATGACACTGCGAAATTAATTAAGGAACTTGACAACAAAGCAAAAGAAGAAGCCGAGAAAAAGGCAAAGGAATATGTGGTGACAGCCATCCAAAGATGTGCTGCTGACCATGTGGCAGAAACCACGGTTTCTGTTGTACAGCTTCCTAACGATGAGATGAAAGGCAGAATCATCGGAAGGGAAGGCCGTAACATCCGTACGTTAGAAACCCTTACGGGAGTAGAACTCATTATTGATGATACCCCTGAGGCAGTTGTATTATCCGGATTTGATCCGGTTCGTAGAGAAGTAGCCAGAATCGCATTGGAGCGCCTTATAGTGGATGGCCGTATTCATCCGGCAAGAATTGAAGAGATGGTGGAAAAGGCACAAAAAGAGGTAGAAACCAATATGCGTGAAGAAGGAGAAGCCGCTGCCCTTGAAGTGGGCATTCACGGACTTCATCCGGAACTCATCAGATTGCTTGGCAAGCTGAGATATAGGACAAGCTACGGACAGAATGCCTTAAAGCATTCCATTGAGGTGGCCCAATTGTCAGGGCTGTTAGCCGGAGAGATCGGCCTTGATATCCGTATGGCCAAACGCGCCGGTTTACTACATGACATCGGAAAAGCCGTTGACCATGAGATGGAAGGTTCTCACATTCAGCTGGGTGTGGAGTTGTGTAAGAAGTATAAGGAATCTGCAATCGTGCTGAACACTGTGGAATCTCATCATGGCGATGTTGAACCACAGAGTCTCATCGCTTGCATTGTCCAGGCAGCGGATACTATTTCTGCGGCAAGACCTGGGGCAAGAAGAGAAACTCTGGAGACATATACAAACAGATTAAAACAGTTAGAAGATATTACCAATTCCTTTAAAGGAGTGGACAAGTCCTTTGCCATTCAGGCAGGACGCGAAGTTCGGATTATGGTGGTTCCGGAACAGATTAACGATGATGACATGGTGCTTTTAGCCCGTGATATTTCCAAAAAAATTGAAGAATCCCTGGAGTACCCGGGACAAATCAAGGTCAACGTGATCCGGGAATCCAGAGTTACAGATTACGCGAAGTAAAATAAATGCCCTAAAACCGTATAATTTATTCTCATGCGGCTTTAGGGCATATTTCATGTCAGGAGGATGATACGTGAATCGGAGGATAAAAGTACTGATAAGCTGCATATTGGTCAGCCAGCTGTTTCTTATGACCGTATATGCAAAGCCGGACTGGCCGTCTGATACGGGCATCCAGGCAGAAGCCGGAATAATCATAGACGGGGATTCGGGAGCCGTTATATTTGGACAGAACATCCATGCTCCCTATCCGCCGGCCAGCATCACGAAAATCTTAACTGCCCTCATTGTTTTGGAGAAAGCAGATCTTGAGGACACGGTGACCTTTTCAAAGGATTCCATTTACAATGTGGAAGAAGGCAGCGGAAATAAATTAAATGTGGATACCGGAGATAAGCTCTCTGTGGAAGACTGTCTCTATTCCCTGATTCTCCATTCCTGCAATCAGGCGGCCAATGCCCTTGCAGAGCATGTGGCCGGAAGCAGGGAAGAATTTGTCGCCATGATGAATGAAAAGATACAGAGTCTTGGCTGTACAGAAAGCCATTTTGACAATCCTTCAGGCCTTAACGGAGATACCCAGTATGTGACTGCCTATGATATGGCCCTTATAGCAAAAGCGGCTTACAGCAATAAAAAGCTTGTGGAGATCAGTTCTGCCATCAGTCACAATATTCCTCCCACCTCCAATAACCCGGATGGGCTTACTATTTATAACGAACACCGTCTGGTAAAGACAACGGATCCAAATAGTGAATTTTACTGCCCCTCGGCAGTGGCCGGAAAGACCGGATATCTGATTAAGGCCGGAAATACCCTTGTTACCTATGGGGAGCAAGATGGTAAAAGACTTATTTCCGTCATTTTAAAAGGAAGTCCAAAGCAGTATTTTATTGATGGAAAGGCCCTTCTGGAATTTGGCTTCAGCCGCTTTGAGAATTTCCCTGTGACAGGGAATGAAACCGGCTACACCTCAGGAGAAGATCCGGTGGAAATCAACGGGACGGCTTATAAACCCTCTGACTTAGAATTGGAGCCGGATCAGGTTATAACCCTTCCCCAGGGAGCGGAGTTTTCCCAAGCGGATAAAACCCTGGTGTCGGATCTTCCGGAAGGAAGTCCGGAGAGGGCGGTTGCCTTAATCCAGTACTCCTACAATGACAGAAAGGTGGGCCAGGCCTATTTAATGGAAAAAAAGAGCGAAGAGCCCACGAGTCAGGAATCGGAACAGGCAGCCACAGAGACAAAGCCTGAGGAACCGAAAACCAGTTCAGGCATTGGAAAAGCGTCAGCCGGAAGAAAGGGAGGAGGAATACTGGCTGCGGCAGGAATTATCGCAGTCCTTGCACTGGCAGGCGGAGGATTTGGACTTTTTATTTATATAAAAAAGAAAGAGGCCAGAGAAATCGCTCTCCGGAGAGAAGAGAGAAGAAGGCGGTTAAAAGCGGAGGGCTCGGAAAAAGACTTTGAGCGTATTTTAAATCAGCGCCGGAATAGGAAAGGGAAAAATAAGGATAAAAGATAATGAAAAGGACCAGCTGGGGTGGCTGGTCCTTTTTCGGAGAAGGTATTTCGTTTCTTATGGGGTGTAGCAAAAACTATATAATGTATTGGGGGGGGTTACATTTATTAATATACCTCATTTCTTTGAAAAAGTGTCAACAAACATTCATTAATTTTAAAATTAAAATTGTGCATATTCTCTTCCCTTCTTCGATCAATTGTGGAAAAAATATAGAAATACAGAAAGAACATGGGTCTTCCTTGTGCGTTCTCCCCCGGGCTTATTTGGGGGACTTTTTTGTAAGATCCGTTTTATTGTGGTAAAATATAAAAAAACAACTTGTGCAATGGTGCG of the Lacrimispora indolis DSM 755 genome contains:
- the recA gene encoding recombinase RecA, coding for MNKDDKLKALDAALTQIEKAYGKGSVMKLGDSGTNMNVETVPTGALSLDIALGLGGIPKGRVVEIYGPESSGKTTVALHMIAEVQKRGGIAGFIDAEHALDPVYAKNIGVDIDNLYISQPDNGEQALEITETMVRSGAVDIVIVDSVAALVPKAEIEGDMGDSHVGLQARLMSQALRKLTAVISKSNCTVLFINQLREKVGVMFGSPETTTGGRALKFYASVRLDIRKIETLKQGGDMVGNRARVKVVKNKIAPPFKEAEFDIMFGKGISKEGDILDLAVKENIVEKSGAWFAYNNVKIGQGRENAKTYLQDNPAVCLEIENKVRIKYGLHEEGSAAPEGSGGAAAKESKRIKAEGSKDEAPQE
- the rny gene encoding ribonuclease Y, which gives rise to MSVSVFTAALIAIVASVVVAFIAWSAAITYRKNTYESKIGTAEEKSREIIDEALKTAETKKREALLEAKEESLKTKNELEKETRERRAELQRYERRVLNKEENLDKKSEAMEKREAGLAAREDALNKRNAEVESLYEKGIQELEKISGLTSEQAKEYLLKSVEDDVKHDTAKLIKELDNKAKEEAEKKAKEYVVTAIQRCAADHVAETTVSVVQLPNDEMKGRIIGREGRNIRTLETLTGVELIIDDTPEAVVLSGFDPVRREVARIALERLIVDGRIHPARIEEMVEKAQKEVETNMREEGEAAALEVGIHGLHPELIRLLGKLRYRTSYGQNALKHSIEVAQLSGLLAGEIGLDIRMAKRAGLLHDIGKAVDHEMEGSHIQLGVELCKKYKESAIVLNTVESHHGDVEPQSLIACIVQAADTISAARPGARRETLETYTNRLKQLEDITNSFKGVDKSFAIQAGREVRIMVVPEQINDDDMVLLARDISKKIEESLEYPGQIKVNVIRESRVTDYAK
- a CDS encoding D-alanyl-D-alanine carboxypeptidase family protein, which encodes MNRRIKVLISCILVSQLFLMTVYAKPDWPSDTGIQAEAGIIIDGDSGAVIFGQNIHAPYPPASITKILTALIVLEKADLEDTVTFSKDSIYNVEEGSGNKLNVDTGDKLSVEDCLYSLILHSCNQAANALAEHVAGSREEFVAMMNEKIQSLGCTESHFDNPSGLNGDTQYVTAYDMALIAKAAYSNKKLVEISSAISHNIPPTSNNPDGLTIYNEHRLVKTTDPNSEFYCPSAVAGKTGYLIKAGNTLVTYGEQDGKRLISVILKGSPKQYFIDGKALLEFGFSRFENFPVTGNETGYTSGEDPVEINGTAYKPSDLELEPDQVITLPQGAEFSQADKTLVSDLPEGSPERAVALIQYSYNDRKVGQAYLMEKKSEEPTSQESEQAATETKPEEPKTSSGIGKASAGRKGGGILAAAGIIAVLALAGGGFGLFIYIKKKEAREIALRREERRRRLKAEGSEKDFERILNQRRNRKGKNKDKR
- a CDS encoding regulatory protein RecX, producing MIVTEIVPLDKRRSKIILEDDFTLVLYRGEIRRFGIEEGKPLSEETYQEILQEVLLKRARERVLYLLKSSDKTEQELRRKLKDGGYPKEAADYAINFLKEHRFINDQDYGRRYVEFNLERKSERQIQYELQKKGLDKEVIQEILREQPVNEEAQIRAYVRKKCLKPEEMDFKERSRIMAALGRKGFSYDAISHVLGGFYSDI